From the genome of Solanum pennellii chromosome 6, SPENNV200:
TAAGTAATAAAACACAACCACATGAATGACCATCGGAAAGAAATGACTCTATTTTAGAACATGACTTGAAATACTAAAAATTGCTTATACGAAAGAAGAACCTAAAATGAAGAATATGTGAGATGTATGCATTTCTTAGAGCATGGATGTCAGGAGATCACTTTCTTGCCTGTTATAGctttaatttatatacattatatgtAGTCTTCCATTAACAAAAAAAGGTATCAACTGAATGGTCAGATTCATGAAATTTTCCAAGACGAGGATCCAGACTCAGCATTAGAATCTTTTATAGATGAAAATCTCAAGGGATGCTACCCCATGGAAGATATACACAAGGTTGGAAATCTAAAAATTCTTGATGTCCAAGTCtctagttcttctacttctatTTTGATGGCCAGTAGACTATGCATCTAGAGCTGATATTTTCTCATTACACTAAAGATGGCAGAAATTGCAGAgtggtgtctaagtgaaaatgcAATTAACAGACCAGAAATGCGGGAGGTGGTTGTTTCGTTATCTCAAATCAGGATCTCATCCACAGAGTGGGAGGCATCATTAGGAGGCGATAGCTTGGTTTTTAGTGGAGTCTTTAATGGGAGATGAAATGCATTTCAAGAAGTCATGAaactctaatttttaaaatagagtGCAAATCTTACTACTTCCAGCAGTCAATGTTCTACTAATTGAtgaacttattttctttttccagtCTTGTAAAGCTAAAGAATGTTTTGGtaaacatgaatataaataCAACATTTTGATTTCTACTTGGCTTCAGAGTAATCCTCCGAAATTTCTGTTGTTTATTGAGCAAATATGTACAGGCATAAAAGAATTAGGATGACTGTGTGTCATCCTCAACAGAGAATTTAAAGTCTGGACTATTCTGTTATGCAGAATAAAACCAATACTTAATGGTAAGACTTAATACGCTAACAAGTGCCTCAGCTACTGAAATTTTACATGGGTGAGTTACTCATCGAAGAATGTCTTAAGCTCAACCAAATTTCTCTGAATAGACTGTTCTAAGCACTCATTAACTcgattaaaaatcaaatttgagtGATCAATCCCTACAACTACCTAAAGTAATAGTCACAAGGACAGTAACAAAGTATTATCATACAGATTACTGCTTGGAATCCTGCACCTGGCAGACAGATTCCTTCTGTAAAGAGAAATGTAAGTTAAGATCTTCCAATTACTGGAGAGGATTTTTTATCCTGAAGGGAGATTACAGTTTCAAAAGCACCCACCAGAGCCTTGACCTTGCTTCTCCTAGTCTTGGCAAGCTTGCTTGCAGTAACTTCAATCACGTTGTTGAACAAACTTGGAGTTTCTTTTGAATCCTCTATACCATTGGATCGAAGATTTACTGTCACAACTTCGCCTTTCGCAGCATATGAATGGCCATCAGCATTGGATTTTCTCAAACCTTTTCCTATTGGATTACCATTTTCATTTTCGCCCTTATCTTTTATGGTGACTTGCCTCAACTTTTGTTTCCGCGGACTGTCTTTCTCAGATTGGGTATCAATTGTCTTCCCTTTTTTGAACTTTAGCAGTTTAGGACTGTAATCTTCCTTTTCTAAGCCAAGTTGTCCAGCTTTCCGAGGTTTTGTGCTTTGCTTCTGAGTTGTAGTTCCATTTTGACTGGTGCTAGAGCTTGTTCCATCACAGTGAGCAGACTCATTTGCTGAGTTTGATGACGGTGACATCAATGAAGATGAGGAAACGGATGACTGGGTAGTGGTGTCAATAGTTCTCGAGTTACTACCACCTGAAGATGGTGGAAATGATGGGGAACAAAGGGATGAAGACGCTGTCTTTCCTTGCTTTGAACCATCTCTATGCAAAGAGGATTCTTTGGCCTTACTATTTTCCTGGGAAATACCTGTAGTGTTGCTTTTAGTCTTTGATTCTCTAAGATGCGACGTCTTCTTTGTCACATTTTCATGACTGATTTTCCCAGTCCTGCTTGGCGCAAGACTAGTCCTACTGTTAAGTTGAGATGCCTTTCTGGGGGAGTTGTTACTGGATATTGTGCTCGATACTTTTTTCACAGAAGATTTTGGAGACAATGCAACAGTTGAGGTAACAACACTCTTTTTCTTGCTTAGCTCGGAGGATCCACCGTCTTTCTCCATTTTACAGCTCTGGTTCTGTCTACTGCTTGATCCATTCGATAGAGACTCTTGAAGTTTCGAAGAATTCCCTGGTATAAAGTTGTCACTGTATCTTCTTTGATGCCTTCTTGATGCATTTTCTTCCAAAGGCTTAAGCTTGGACTCACTTTGTTGATTTACAGAAGGCGCTAATCTTTTGGTGGACGATTGCATTTCCTGTCCATTGACTTGGCAAGTTGTCTGGCTCTTGATCTCAGAAGGTAGTTTAGTTGAGCCTGGTACTTTCTTCCTTTCTAGGATTTTCCCTAATGTTGCTCTTGAGGGCCGAGGAATCTTCGCCTTTGTTGGAGAATCATGTTCATAACCATGTTTGCACATATCATGGCATGAACTTCTTGGAACGTCAAGATAACGTGACAAGACCTTGTATCCTCCCATTTCAAAGCCTACACTTCCGGTTGAATTCCTTCTCACACGATTTACTATAAGGCTCGATTTTCTCCAGGTTTTCAGGTATTCCATCAGCCATTGTAAGAGAAGGAAATGAAATAGCAAACCAACACCCCTGCAGATATGTTCAGCATGATATAGAGGGGTTTAGAGCAAGCAACTAAAAATCTGTGTGTATATTTTCTGCTACTTCTCAAACTGCTAAACAAGAGTACTCACCGGGACCTGAAAGCAAGAAGTACCAGAGTGCTTTTTGAACCGTCAACTTCACACGTTTGGAGTCCTAAATAGATAGAAACAAGGACATGTTAACTGGTGAAGATCAGGTGGGGATGCTTTTTCATCCATGGCTTGTGTGACTTAACTCAACATTCTGTCATAAAATGCAGATAACAACAAAAGGAGAATTACATACATTTAGTGCCCTCTATATTCATAACCTACAGTTGCTAACATGAAATGGAGCAGTTGGAAAGCTAGAAAAAGGATATGCTATCACTTATTTCATAACAGTTTTTCGAGGAAAAAACAgaacaaaacaagaagaagaaaatgttcTTTTCAGAAGCTTCCGGTTACTGCTTTCATCTATCCATTCCACCAACTTGAACTCGAACTTGAACTCTTATCATCTTATTAATCCTAATAGATTAGTTCAAATTCTTATCCCTCAAACAACAATAAGCTTAAAATCCCAAAGCTCAAATTTGGCTATATCACTCATAGAGGCTGAGAACATAAACTCTAGCACAGGTGTTTTGGTCAcattaaat
Proteins encoded in this window:
- the LOC107022531 gene encoding LOW QUALITY PROTEIN: uncharacterized protein LOC107022531 (The sequence of the model RefSeq protein was modified relative to this genomic sequence to represent the inferred CDS: deleted 1 base in 1 codon), producing MADGIPENLEKIEPIVNRVRRNSTGSVGFEMGGYKVLSRYLDVPRSSCHDMCKHGYEHDSPTKAKIPRPSRATLGKILERKKVPGSTKLPSEIKSQTTCQVNGQEMQSSTKRLAPSVNQQSESKLKPLEENASRRHQRRYSDNFIPGNSSKLQESLSNGSSSRQNQSCKMEKDGGSSELSKKKSVVTSTVALSPKSSVKKVSSTISSNNSPRKASQLNSRTSLAPSRTGKISHENVTKKTSHLRESKTKSNTTGISQENSKAKESSLHRDGSKQGKTASSSLCSPSFPPSSGGSNSRTIDTTTQSSVSSSSLMSPSSNSANESAHCDGTSSSTSQNGTTTQKQSTKPRKAGQLGLEKEDYSPKLLKFKKGKTIDTQSEKDSPRKQKLRQVTIKDKGENENGNPIGKGLRKSNADGHSYAAKGEVVTVNLRSNGIEDSKETPSLFNNVIEVTASKLAKTRRSKVKALVGAFETVISLQDKKSSPVIGRS